A single window of Nicotiana sylvestris chromosome 3, ASM39365v2, whole genome shotgun sequence DNA harbors:
- the LOC104215858 gene encoding polyadenylate-binding protein 1, which produces MEHQENEYEEHEHEVYGGDIPDEEGEMDAEYDETSAAAESEDDPNAKELENMKKRLKEIEDEAGALREMQAKVEKEMGSAQDPTASASQAEKEEVDARSIYVGNVDYACTPEEVQQHFQSCGTVNRVTILTDKFGQPKGYAYVEFVEVEAVQNALLLNESELHGRQLKVSAKRTNVPGLKQFRGRRFNPYAGFRPRRPFMPGAPVFPPFGRIPRFRRPTRYRPY; this is translated from the exons ATGGAGCACCAGGAGAATGAATACGAGGAGCATGAGCACGAGGTTTACGGAGGAGACATACCCGATGAAGAAGGAGAGATGGATGCCGAGTATGATGAAACATCTGCAGCCGCTGAGTCCGAGGATGACCCAAATGCTAAG GAATTAGAAAATATGAAGAAGAGATTGAAGGAGATAGAGGATGAAGCAGGCGCTCTTCGTGAAATGCAGGCCAAGGTCGAGAAAGAGATGGGCTCTGCACAAG ATCCAACTGCGTCTGCTAGTCAGGCTGAAAAGGAGGAGGTGGATGCGCGATCCATATATGTCGGTAAT GTAGATTACGCTTGCACACCTGAGGAAGTGCAGCAACATTTTCAATCTTGTGGTACTGTAAACAGGGTAACTATCCTGACTGACAAGTTTGGCCAGCCGAAAGGCTATGCTTATGTCGAATTTGTCGAAGTTGAGGCTGTTCAAAACGCACTTCTGCTAAACGAATCAGAGCTTCATGGCCGGCAGTTGAAG GTATCTGCTAAGCGGACAAATGTTCCTGGTTTGAAGCAATTTCGAGGAAGGCGATTCAACCCTTATGCAGGATTTCGCCCTCGCCGGCCATTCATGCCTGGTGCTCCAGTCTTTCCACCTTTTGG AAGGATTCCAAGGTTCAGACGCCCCACCCGCTACAGGCCATACTAG